In Sodalis ligni, a single genomic region encodes these proteins:
- the ytfQ gene encoding galactofuranose ABC transporter, galactofuranose-binding protein YtfQ, which yields MWKRLLLGSAISVAMSAMALAAPLTVGFSQVGSESGWRAAETTVAKSEAQKRGITLKIADGQQKQENQIKAVRSFIAQGVDAIFIAPVVQTGWEPVLQEAKSAKIPVFLLDRAIVVKDNSLYMAVVTADNVLEGRLIGDWLVKTMNGKPCNVVELQGTVGASVAIDRKKGFAEAIAKAPAIKIIRSQSGDFTRTNGKVVMESFIKAENNGKNICMVFAHNDDMAIGAIQAIKEAGLKPGKDILTGSIDGVPDIYKAMLAGEANANVELTPNMAGPAFDALNAYLKDGTKPPKIIKTESRLYLPADAQAQLAKKSGMGY from the coding sequence ATGTGGAAGCGTTTACTTTTAGGATCTGCCATTTCTGTCGCGATGTCTGCAATGGCACTGGCCGCGCCGTTGACGGTGGGGTTTTCTCAGGTCGGCTCAGAGTCTGGCTGGCGCGCGGCGGAAACTACGGTAGCAAAAAGTGAAGCCCAGAAGCGCGGCATAACGTTGAAAATTGCCGATGGACAGCAAAAACAGGAAAACCAGATTAAAGCGGTCCGTTCATTCATTGCCCAGGGCGTAGACGCCATATTTATAGCGCCGGTGGTGCAAACCGGTTGGGAACCCGTTTTACAGGAAGCCAAAAGCGCTAAAATCCCGGTCTTCTTGCTGGACCGCGCTATTGTAGTCAAAGACAACTCGTTATATATGGCCGTAGTAACCGCTGATAATGTGCTTGAAGGCCGGCTGATAGGCGACTGGCTGGTGAAAACCATGAACGGCAAACCTTGTAACGTGGTGGAACTGCAGGGTACGGTGGGCGCCAGCGTGGCAATCGATCGTAAGAAAGGTTTTGCGGAAGCCATAGCAAAAGCGCCGGCAATAAAAATTATTCGCTCTCAGTCCGGTGACTTTACTCGCACTAACGGCAAAGTAGTCATGGAAAGTTTTATTAAAGCTGAAAACAATGGTAAAAATATATGCATGGTTTTCGCCCATAATGATGACATGGCAATAGGTGCGATACAGGCAATCAAAGAAGCGGGGCTTAAACCGGGCAAGGATATTCTTACCGGTTCAATTGATGGTGTTCCTGATATTTATAAAGCAATGCTGGCGGGAGAAGCCAATGCTAACGTGGAATTGACGCCTAATATGGCTGGCCCGGCATTTGATGCGCTTAACGCATATTTAAAGGATGGAACAAAACCACCTAAAATCATTAAAACAGAAAGCAGATTATATCTGCCCGCCGACGCTCAGGCGCAGTTAGCCAAGAAAAGTGGCATGGGGTACTAA
- the fre gene encoding NAD(P)H-flavin reductase → MTTMTCKVTSVDAITDTVYRVCLVPEAAFSFRAGQYLMVVMDERDKRPFSMASTPMESSFIELHIGASELNLYAMAVMDRILKNREIIVDIPHGDAWLRDDTQRPIVLIAGGTGFSYARSILLTVLDKQPEREVAIYWGGRELQHLYDLSELEALTLQHPRLKVVPVVEQPDENWLGRTGTVLSAVMQDYGNLEQYDVYIAGRFEMAKIARERFCAERGATAERIFGDAFAFI, encoded by the coding sequence ATGACAACAATGACCTGTAAGGTCACTTCCGTGGATGCTATCACCGATACGGTATATCGGGTGTGTTTAGTCCCTGAAGCGGCTTTTAGTTTTCGCGCCGGCCAATATCTGATGGTGGTAATGGATGAACGCGATAAACGCCCTTTTTCCATGGCTTCCACCCCGATGGAGAGTTCCTTTATCGAGCTGCACATTGGTGCTTCGGAGCTTAATCTTTATGCCATGGCCGTGATGGATCGCATTTTAAAGAACCGTGAAATCATCGTAGACATCCCCCATGGCGATGCCTGGCTCAGGGACGATACCCAGCGGCCGATCGTGTTGATTGCCGGCGGCACCGGATTTTCCTATGCCCGCTCCATTCTGCTGACCGTACTGGATAAACAACCGGAACGCGAAGTGGCCATTTACTGGGGCGGCCGCGAATTACAGCATCTGTACGATCTCAGCGAACTGGAAGCCCTGACGCTGCAGCATCCCCGTCTTAAAGTGGTCCCTGTGGTGGAACAGCCTGACGAAAATTGGCTGGGCAGAACCGGCACGGTGCTCAGCGCGGTCATGCAGGATTACGGCAACCTGGAGCAATACGACGTTTATATTGCCGGTCGTTTTGAAATGGCTAAAATCGCGCGGGAACGTTTCTGCGCTGAACGCGGCGCCACCGCGGAACGAATCTTCGGTGACGCGTTTGCCTTCATCTGA
- a CDS encoding fibronectin type III domain-containing protein — protein MTNSNFSYCNRPINERPVSPTNMVTSNLTPTSVLLSWTPGIGGAPVAYFNVWQAASPGYWAGQTDGNTPWLALYNLNPNTNYAFQAFAVGFDGQYSLEPAGTYFVTPPLYYRQPYYPPRPGCYPPPQYSCPPRPNCGTHKKSGW, from the coding sequence ATGACGAATTCTAATTTTTCCTACTGTAATCGGCCAATCAATGAAAGGCCTGTATCGCCTACCAATATGGTGACCAGCAATCTTACTCCAACGTCAGTATTGCTTAGCTGGACGCCCGGCATCGGTGGTGCGCCTGTGGCATACTTTAATGTATGGCAAGCCGCCAGCCCCGGCTACTGGGCGGGACAAACCGATGGAAATACTCCCTGGCTTGCTTTGTATAATTTGAACCCGAACACTAATTATGCTTTCCAAGCGTTCGCCGTCGGCTTTGATGGACAATACAGTTTAGAGCCTGCCGGTACTTATTTTGTTACTCCGCCGCTTTATTATAGGCAGCCATATTATCCGCCGCGCCCAGGGTGCTATCCGCCTCCGCAGTACTCTTGCCCGCCGCGTCCGAATTGTGGAACGCATAAGAAATCAGGCTGGTAA
- the ytfR gene encoding galactofuranose ABC transporter, ATP-binding protein YtfR: protein MNEKHDDVLLRITGLSKSFPGVKALNDVSLSLRRGEIMALLGENGAGKSTLIKALTGVYQRDSGSVNLDGQDIHPKNTAHAQSLGIGTVYQEINLLPNLSVADNLFIGREPRRFGFINRKEINLRARDILAGYGFALDVTEPLGHFSVAMQQIVAICRAVDLSAKVLILDEPTASLDANEVEMLFTIMRQLRDRGISLIFVTHFLDQVYKISDRITVLRNGEFVGTRETRELPHIELVKMMLGRELDEHALQRAGRTLLNDKPVVAFEGYGKKNTIMPFDLAVRPGEIVGLAGLLGSGRTETAEVIFGIRTADSGSALIKGKRKVIRSPNQASRLGLGFCPEDRKTDGIIAAASVRENIILALQVQRGWLRPISRKEQNNIAERFIRQLGIRTPSPEQPVDFLSGGNQQKVLLSRWLLTKPQFLILDEPTRGIDVGAHAEIIRLIETLCADGLALLVISSELEELVGYADRVVILRDRKHITTIPLEELSVTAIMNAIAA from the coding sequence ATCAACGAAAAACACGATGACGTATTACTCAGGATTACCGGTCTGAGTAAAAGCTTTCCCGGTGTCAAGGCGCTTAATGACGTTTCGTTAAGCCTGCGACGGGGTGAGATTATGGCGCTGCTCGGGGAAAATGGCGCTGGAAAATCCACACTAATCAAAGCGTTAACCGGTGTCTATCAGCGCGACAGCGGCTCAGTCAATCTGGATGGTCAGGACATTCATCCCAAAAATACCGCTCATGCACAGTCGTTGGGTATCGGCACCGTGTATCAGGAAATCAACCTGCTGCCCAATCTGTCGGTTGCCGATAATCTCTTTATCGGCCGCGAGCCGCGGCGGTTTGGTTTTATCAATCGCAAGGAAATCAACCTCAGGGCACGGGACATTCTGGCCGGCTACGGCTTCGCCCTGGATGTAACGGAACCACTGGGGCATTTCTCCGTCGCCATGCAGCAGATTGTGGCGATTTGCCGCGCGGTGGACCTGTCCGCCAAGGTGCTGATACTGGATGAACCCACCGCCAGCCTGGATGCCAACGAAGTTGAAATGCTGTTTACCATCATGCGGCAGTTGCGCGATCGGGGAATCAGCCTCATTTTCGTTACGCATTTTCTCGATCAGGTTTACAAGATTTCCGACCGGATTACGGTATTGCGCAACGGTGAATTCGTTGGTACCCGCGAGACCCGTGAGCTCCCCCATATAGAGCTGGTGAAGATGATGCTGGGGCGCGAACTGGATGAACATGCCTTGCAGCGGGCCGGGCGCACGCTGCTCAATGACAAGCCGGTGGTGGCGTTTGAAGGCTACGGTAAAAAGAATACCATCATGCCTTTCGATTTGGCGGTACGGCCGGGGGAAATTGTCGGTCTTGCCGGCTTGCTGGGATCGGGACGGACGGAAACCGCGGAGGTCATTTTCGGCATCCGCACGGCGGATTCGGGCAGCGCCCTCATCAAAGGGAAAAGAAAGGTTATACGTTCTCCCAACCAGGCCTCGCGGCTGGGGCTGGGCTTTTGCCCCGAGGACCGCAAAACCGACGGCATTATCGCCGCGGCGTCGGTACGGGAAAATATCATTCTTGCCTTGCAGGTTCAGCGCGGCTGGCTGCGCCCCATCTCACGCAAGGAGCAAAACAATATTGCCGAGCGCTTTATCAGGCAGCTCGGGATTCGCACACCCAGTCCCGAACAGCCCGTTGACTTCCTTTCCGGCGGGAACCAGCAAAAAGTGCTGTTGTCCCGCTGGTTATTGACCAAACCGCAGTTCCTGATTCTCGATGAACCCACCAGGGGTATCGATGTCGGCGCCCATGCTGAAATCATTCGGCTGATTGAAACCTTGTGCGCCGATGGCCTTGCCCTGTTGGTTATCTCTTCGGAACTGGAGGAATTGGTGGGATACGCCGATCGGGTGGTTATCCTGCGTGACCGCAAACATATCACCACCATTCCCCTGGAAGAATTGTCGGTTACCGCCATTATGAATGCCATTGCCGCCTAA
- the trkH gene encoding Trk system potassium transporter TrkH: protein MHFRAIIRIVGLLVMLFSGTMIVPGLVALIYRDGAGSAFTQTFFFTLLIGLLLWLPNRRQRYELKPREGFLIVVLFWTVLGSVGALPFLFADHPDLSLTNAFFESFSGLTTTGATSLVGLDNLPKAILFYRQMLQWFGGMGIIVLAVAILPILGVGGMQLYRAEMPGPLKDNKMRPRIAETAKTLWLIYLTLTIICAAALWGAGMSVFDAIGHSFSTVALGGFSTHDASIGYYHSPMINSIVAVFLLISGCNYGLHFAVLSGHNLRVYWRDPEFKVFISVQFILVVVATLILWRFNVYQTGLQTLNQAFFQVVSMATTAGFTTDSIARWPLFLPILLLCSAFIGGCAGSTGGGLKVIRILLLYLQGSRELKRLVHPNAVYTIKLGTRALPERILEAVWGFFSAYALVFIVSMLAIIATGVDNFSAFAAVTATLNNLGPGLGVVAENFTAMNSVAKWILIADMLFGRLEVFTVLVLFTPTFWRE from the coding sequence ATGCATTTTCGCGCCATAATCCGCATAGTCGGTCTGCTCGTCATGTTATTTTCCGGGACCATGATTGTTCCCGGTCTGGTGGCGTTGATTTATCGAGATGGAGCCGGCAGCGCCTTTACCCAGACCTTCTTTTTCACTTTGCTGATTGGTTTGCTGCTGTGGTTGCCGAACCGCCGCCAGAGGTATGAATTAAAACCCAGGGAAGGTTTTTTGATTGTGGTGCTGTTCTGGACGGTGCTGGGGAGCGTCGGCGCATTGCCGTTCCTGTTCGCCGATCACCCCGATCTGTCGCTGACCAATGCCTTTTTCGAGTCATTCTCCGGCCTGACCACCACCGGCGCCACCTCGCTGGTTGGCCTGGATAACCTGCCCAAGGCCATTCTCTTTTATCGGCAGATGCTGCAATGGTTCGGCGGCATGGGGATCATTGTGTTGGCGGTAGCAATTTTGCCAATACTGGGGGTTGGCGGCATGCAGCTTTACCGTGCCGAGATGCCCGGACCGTTAAAAGACAATAAAATGCGGCCGCGCATTGCCGAAACGGCTAAAACCCTCTGGCTGATATATCTCACTCTCACCATAATTTGCGCAGCGGCGCTCTGGGGCGCCGGGATGTCGGTTTTCGACGCCATCGGCCACAGCTTTTCCACCGTGGCCCTCGGTGGTTTTTCCACCCATGATGCCAGCATCGGCTATTACCACAGCCCGATGATAAACTCTATCGTGGCGGTTTTTTTACTGATTTCCGGTTGTAACTACGGCCTGCATTTTGCCGTGCTGAGCGGGCATAACCTGCGGGTATATTGGCGTGACCCGGAATTCAAGGTATTTATCTCCGTGCAGTTCATCCTGGTGGTGGTGGCCACGCTCATCCTTTGGCGTTTCAACGTGTACCAGACCGGACTACAAACCCTGAACCAGGCTTTTTTCCAAGTAGTTTCCATGGCCACCACCGCCGGTTTTACCACCGACAGCATCGCCCGCTGGCCGCTGTTCCTGCCGATACTGCTGTTGTGCTCGGCATTCATCGGCGGCTGCGCCGGTTCTACCGGCGGCGGCCTGAAAGTCATCCGTATTCTGCTACTTTATCTGCAGGGTTCGCGGGAGCTGAAGCGCTTGGTACACCCGAATGCGGTCTATACCATCAAGCTCGGCACCAGGGCTTTGCCGGAACGTATCCTGGAGGCGGTGTGGGGGTTCTTTTCAGCCTATGCCCTGGTTTTTATTGTCAGTATGCTGGCGATTATCGCCACCGGCGTTGATAATTTCTCCGCGTTTGCTGCGGTAACCGCTACCCTGAATAATCTGGGCCCGGGGCTGGGGGTGGTTGCGGAAAATTTCACCGCCATGAATTCGGTGGCTAAATGGATACTGATTGCCGACATGCTGTTCGGCCGATTGGAGGTATTCACCGTATTGGTGCTCTTCACGCCCACTTTCTGGCGCGAGTAG
- a CDS encoding IMPACT family protein, with product MQAYFVPAAPVTAVMEIKKSRFITFLSPARGIDAARECIRQAREQHPSATHHCWAYIAGPPQDSSQFGFSDDGEPSGTAGRPMLAQLQGCGAGEITAVVVRYFGGIKLGTGGLVRAYGGGVQQALKLMVRVEIVPQVEFVVSCRYEQQAWIEMAVKQVAGRIVQSEYGESINFRVAIPFDKVGEASRKLGDLSRGALHFLPIT from the coding sequence ATGCAGGCCTATTTCGTTCCCGCGGCGCCGGTCACCGCGGTGATGGAAATTAAAAAAAGTCGTTTTATCACCTTCCTGTCACCTGCGCGAGGGATTGATGCCGCCAGGGAGTGCATCCGGCAGGCCCGCGAGCAGCACCCCTCGGCGACACACCATTGCTGGGCCTATATTGCCGGACCGCCGCAGGATTCATCGCAGTTCGGCTTTTCGGACGACGGCGAGCCCTCCGGCACCGCCGGACGTCCCATGCTGGCACAACTTCAGGGCTGCGGGGCGGGAGAAATCACGGCGGTAGTGGTGCGATATTTCGGCGGCATAAAGCTGGGTACCGGCGGACTGGTAAGGGCTTACGGCGGCGGTGTGCAGCAGGCGCTAAAACTCATGGTCCGTGTGGAAATAGTCCCGCAGGTGGAATTCGTTGTATCTTGTCGTTATGAACAGCAGGCATGGATTGAAATGGCGGTCAAACAGGTTGCCGGCCGCATTGTCCAGAGCGAGTATGGCGAATCCATTAACTTTCGTGTGGCCATTCCCTTCGACAAGGTGGGCGAGGCTTCGCGGAAATTGGGCGATTTAAGTCGCGGCGCTTTGCATTTCTTGCCGATTACATAA
- the hemG gene encoding menaquinone-dependent protoporphyrinogen IX dehydrogenase — protein MHILILYSSRDGQTRKISRFIASALTDTATCDVVDLSQADDCSLQNYDGIIIGAAIRYGHYAADLHNFIRRHLDRLNTLPSAFFSVNLTARKPDKRTPETNVYTRKFLAATPWRPDGCAVFAGALRYPQYRWLDRVMIQLIMRMTGGETDSSKEVEYTDWEQVTAFARDFAVLTDKASRQEGEAKGFGEK, from the coding sequence ATGCATATTTTGATTCTTTATTCCAGCCGGGACGGACAAACCCGAAAAATTTCGCGGTTTATTGCGTCCGCCCTTACGGATACCGCGACCTGTGATGTCGTTGATCTCAGCCAGGCCGATGACTGTTCGCTTCAGAATTACGATGGCATTATTATCGGCGCCGCCATCCGGTACGGCCATTACGCCGCCGACCTGCATAATTTCATCCGGCGGCATCTGGACCGGCTGAATACGCTGCCCAGCGCTTTTTTCTCCGTTAATCTGACGGCGCGTAAACCGGATAAACGCACGCCCGAAACCAATGTGTATACCCGTAAATTCCTGGCCGCTACGCCCTGGCGGCCTGATGGATGCGCCGTTTTCGCCGGTGCGCTGCGCTATCCGCAATACCGCTGGCTGGATCGGGTCATGATCCAGTTGATCATGCGGATGACCGGCGGCGAGACCGACAGTTCAAAAGAAGTCGAATATACCGACTGGGAACAGGTTACGGCCTTCGCCCGGGATTTTGCAGTTTTAACCGATAAAGCTTCCCGCCAGGAGGGCGAAGCGAAGGGATTTGGTGAAAAATAA